The Glycine soja cultivar W05 chromosome 6, ASM419377v2, whole genome shotgun sequence genome has a window encoding:
- the LOC114416208 gene encoding snurportin-1 gives MAPHDLRRPFKRPAISDQERRREQSLLRQAQSRQDAQRHARFLASAALSLPPKTPEPESEPKPELAETEASSDSGYESVDIVGASTLSAAEARKWFAKQLMHPEWMIDIPNNLAQDWFVFARPSGKRCFVVSCNGTTISRLRNGAILHRFPSALPSGARKKDPSYSILDCIFHEVDQTYYVIDMVCWRDYPLSDCTAEFRFFWLTSKLAETGAFDPPSYYHKYRFSLVPVYSCDSSGLYAAYSAPVPYVKDGLLFYNKHSHYQAGITPLALVWKDENCSQYVLDTDSKGQVPNQQQVVLELQEDGKLTTSDDPPVVFGCLDGSFIQQSGLHSGCLLRFSIGEGGFVLMDGKLEKADLHYLGKANRARASADSFSKVMFQHSVRHSPLRIEGLLESVGLPVDQESKACDVEMDG, from the exons ATGGCACCGCATGATCTCCGCCGTCCGTTCAAGCGACCAGCGATCTCCGATCAAGAGCGGCGCAGGGAACAGTCTCTGCTCCGCCAGGCACAGAGTCGCCAAGACGCCCAGCGCCACGCGCGCTTCTTGGCCTCCGCCGCACTCTCTCTCCCACCCAAAACCCCCGAACCAGAATCCGAACCCAAACCCGAACTCGCGGAAACCGAAGCCAGTTCGGATTCCGGCTACGAGAGCGTCGACATCGTTGGAGCGTCGACGCTTTCAGCTGCGGAAGCTCGCAAGTGGTTCGCGAAGCAGCTCATGCACCCGGAGTGGATGATCGACATCCCCAACAACCTCGCCCAAGACTG GTTCGTCTTCGCTCGCCCTTCCGGGAAACGGTGCTTCGTCGTTTCGTGCAACGGAACGACGATAAGTCGTTTGCGGAACGGTGCCATTCTGCATCGGTTTCCCTCCGCCTTGCCTAGCGGGGCAAGGAAGAAGGACCCCTCCTACTCTATACTGGACTGCATCTTTCACGAG GTGGATCAGACTTATTACGTTATTGACATGGTTTGTTGGCGGGATTACCCTCTGTCTGATTGCACTGCGGAGTTTAGGTTCTTCTGGTTGACCTCGAAGCTTGCAGAGACTGGTGCCTTTGACCCTCCCTCGTATTATCACAAGTATAGGTTCAGTTTGGTTCCCGTGTATAGTTGTGACTCGAGTGGTCTCTATGCTGCGTATTCAGCACCAGTGCCTTATGTCAAAGACGgtcttcttttttataacaa GCATTCTCACTACCAAGCAGGAATTACGCCGTTAGCATTAGTTTGGAAGGACGAGAACTGTAGTCAATATGTTTTGGACACAGACAGTAAAGGACAGGTTCCAAACCAACAGCAG GTGGTTTTGGAGCTTCAAGAAGATGGAAAACTGACTACCTCAGATGATCCTCCTGTGGTGTTTGGCTGTTTAGATGGAAGCTTTATACAACAG TCAGGGCTGCATTCAGGATGTCTTCTACGGTTTTCAATTGGAGAGGGAGGATTTGTTTTGATGGATGGGAAGCTTGAGAAAGCCGATCTACATTATCTTGGCAAGGCCAATCGAGCTCGTGCCTCTGCTGATAGTTTCTCTAAG GTTATGTTCCAACACAGTGTTCGACACTCTCCCCTCAGAATTGAAGGTCTGCTGGAATCTGTCGGTT